One segment of Balaenoptera ricei isolate mBalRic1 chromosome 8, mBalRic1.hap2, whole genome shotgun sequence DNA contains the following:
- the TMEM109 gene encoding transmembrane protein 109 isoform X2 — protein sequence MAGSGSSSPWGKHLFQVVLMFLVALLLLHSASSQSHRDFVSPGQQKREAPVDLLSQIGRSVRGTLDAWIGPETTHLVSETLAQVTWAISSAISVAFFTLSGIAAQLLNVLGLEGDHLTQDLKLSPSQVQTFLLWGAGALVAYWLLSLLLGLVLALLGRILWGLKLALFLAAFVALVRSVPDPSTRALLLLALLTLYALLSRLTGTRASGAQLEAKVRGLERQVEELRWRQRRAAKGPRSVEEE from the exons GTCGTCCTGATGTTCCTAgtggccctcctcctcctccactcagCGTCATCCCAGTCCCATCGAGACTTTGTGTCACCAGGCCAGCAGAAGAGGGAGGCCCCAGTTGATCTCCTGAGCCAGATAGGTCGATCTGTGCGGGGAACCTTGGATGCCTGGATTGGGCCAGAAACCACGCACCTAGTTTCTGAG ACCTTGGCTCAGGTGACGTGGGCCATCTCATCGGCCATCTCTGTGGCCTTCTTCACTCTGTCTGGGATTGCCGCACAGCTGCTGAATGTCTTGGGGCTAGAAG GAGATCACCTCACCCAGGACCTGAAGCTCAGCCCCAGCCAAGTCCAGACCTTCCTGCTGTGGGGAGCGGGGGCCCTGGTTGCCTATTGGCTGCTGTCCCTGCTCCTTGGCTTGGTCTTGGCCTTGCTGGGGCGGATCCTGTGGGGCCTGAAGCTTGCCCTCTTCCTGGCCGCTTTTGTGGCCCTGGTGAGGTCAGTGCCCGACCCTTCCACCCGGGCCTTGCTCCTCCTGGCCTTGCTGACCCTCTACGCCCTGCTGAGCCGGCTCACTGGCACCCGGGCCTCGGGGGCCCAGCTGGAGGCCAAGGTGCGGGGGCTGGAGCGCCAGGTGGAGGAGCTGCGCTGGCGGCAGAGGCGAGCGGCCAAGGGGCCCCGGAGCGTGGAGGAGGAGTGA